Proteins co-encoded in one Candidatus Omnitrophota bacterium genomic window:
- a CDS encoding HEAT repeat domain-containing protein, protein MFKKIIAFLISFVFLFEQIGFAQVANVIDLSGSFSSVSSINKFRPLHLRSLVYDRIKDDFTLLLDKGDNKNVKPAQLKGSIAKLMEYFQIGVTLPNNTFWVNLRPDGKSDIIDPALENTDIGKILLEADLQLKKDMAMATSPKTREGKIYWKRLYEKAESLLGNQKINIPTLTRPWIVPGEIIVKQSADSAYVYKATLKVMLEQDHLKNSATYGFDDPRLKELNEYSSGLIREAILPKLTKKINSAKEYAPLRQVYYSIVLAQWFKKNAINMPAEYSRRINKEDLAGLSSRSAWSKDNYFNAYRKSFVDGEYNTRETVNSLNGITVRRYFSGGIMLIPDTVTEIAVIPQKTSIVPADVLAVEGKNYQPVHKDQQTRDGGVFAPKRSRTDELSSAIQEINWMRSADRDFVDRRLARIKTLIQDNKYTQNEINTALAAINTKDLDDWFFARKANTALMLGAFAIVGGLTLGALLITGPVFLPMIMGSAVTALLGIAGGYSFYKLIARDIPVRDLTSEYYSEVGKILGNSHRDGGSAQGAGILSLERKGKLLRKLGGLALLERIDDFDAAISGYTWENHLDSIQAEFESSFNNRAEFDEFKAFVKEQSSKEYPTRKLMGAGLGSGLIGIAVSMFMPLPVKILVICVSVGLSLGAIGYFLHKGALPWLDRVMGDFSLRDLKFGVPVEPGTPDGGAADNGLLRENKYDPANIFIRTFVSLWKSTVIPWQANKYIKEISDPRTMRRNKEDAARILGKLGDAKAIPYLREYLVWTVLGDNYDIYPAAEMSLKQLGLNNRDIERIYIAAFKDTGNNRLIRLNAVKVLGERTGERRTLEAFASQPEGNDILMKRAIEEASAKINQRLDKGGVSANFDGGKADELISQAKSIINGQIKNPGQAPGLFRITPEKPLVITTPDETITVTYEGLQEIKKKLSSVLKEYDVRGNDEYFTPEMLVLLGIALGTSKFDSHHGTEGLKPGDTFIIAGDNGPTTPKMRKYLALGLRAAGINVIDLDTCISGQLYTTVSRLGVQGGFYVTRSHVEVGINGFKPIIGKTTLFGDMIQVLGKQIAGDSADSGLRVMDAKDMGAFINTQELQGKITDIYKEKLNVEFTALINKLKDMDIKIAVDFGGGSATSYVDYVKGTLGSKLVNVFRAQSDPTCTKGLPDPSRDDDKCLGHPKSAGDESILSWSARNPDVVVFSFDLDTDRCGIVIAGKLYKGDILFYPVIEYALGKYGQDHKKIYYDSRMIPSIAELVDYLGGTAIIHTKGHSKEKKTVEILMTKLAKEKGFASVEDFVKATGYKNYQMEYSLHPFITIDTGACIDDAMRFMYSWLEAFTAIREKHQQPKWLLDDYLKDLRQKGAFSQWYSLSEQRTSMQEQYKKHLMNEWRDVVTKAFSGDKDFEYVNWEKFEGQKETFTLVDIEGVYYFMTPLGIFYWGWSNTSEKIAFGAHSRSREDLRVLTEVMLSMFLKLRNEKPGLNPKSIRIEAQETKALSDLFSGAGIEDIEKNAAEKFAATEDAVKYLKTAVPETRDGGSTRAALRVIVDRYKGLPPEIEMFLTDAEINAVLAGFKSKDPAVKALLARIGDRPFTKDTNDRFFARVEPQLKEDLAYIRRNAPVIRDGGEAYGFEVNKLLDQLKANDFTSQLEGAANGASYEAVKKIGNGKLSELGFELLKGEWVNRLGWTITNLKAIRDGSAGRTLEDVINDGKELKEKYKYVIFCGMGGSGLSVQFVKDTFKNEAAENIYSLRTTDPTVITLMLKEIAEKEGSLKAALDKTAIVLISKSATTPETVAHRKYFEDVYNTLGLDTQKNLWFITDTISPWGVEAQENPAMRQREIQLNGRGDVGGRFTAPGTNVFLLPMAVVAPELIVPIIDNAIEMNSIKDDPFLRLGAFMLHMAKDLNKDKLTIIVPAALKSYPMWAEQLIEESLGKFGKGITLFYDEENLDVSVLNPVDSNDRVFLRINLGIRKPQANLWKYLEDNGYPTYEISLNDLEDIGGLMLGMQRAVAAFGYLWDICFVNQPAVEGYKIASKLMDKEIISAGGNVKKVLNNIYQASSKKGVLTLYYDPLIQMGAVNINDINDQVRAFGSTMEDPAAVYAAIILLLKHKIEAGEFTSYGNMTDNLKEIFEKVRAEVFTRGLKMPAKLGVGPDKNHAYQQNIEDGKNMFFSTYFLPLQAIQPTEFGLLKDIRGFSDSMIKAQTLGTVQSMIKNKRKVVLLTSDLTAQASETEMAGFFTAVVGYLAKTDASFAEKNIRDGGSITDIAYLHNQLKDTNSANRGSAARDLAQRKDKRSVAPLIAALKTETMPNNRYAICRALVAIGTAAFTPLMFVTTDQTIKAAIREEALTALMDIAKQKKDGGSAELQELYAKAALYSPEIKPLLDILTDDTVSFEAQLKAARLLIALPAGKDFILKNKEVLYRESGVMMVLLNGPLSDGGTGIYSTQGLKNNLKNIGSYDYKKARDLAMILAKRIGRGELSAYFVGRLTVIGDVSVDGPITIGYKETPSDTITILSIPSVEQSEKSVLVNHVFPIQIKINELNNDIVVVGIDKQVVVPSGLPVSNTDGGSKMPTGERFNAWDTEGKVKRDSNDKHTGDVREYKSSPSGETNNGDNVFDGGDKTQAPLGGIDFRGMPIVSQPAIGGVRIPVMPNLTGAVALEELDKQWMEIRASMVQGPMPYLKIQEYVACCNARPDSSKQIQAVTNCVADILKAEEEDALPTCGQLKEILIQLG, encoded by the coding sequence ATGTTTAAAAAGATAATCGCGTTTTTGATAAGTTTTGTTTTCTTATTCGAGCAAATTGGGTTTGCCCAGGTTGCGAACGTAATTGATCTTTCCGGATCATTCTCCAGCGTGTCTTCGATCAATAAATTCCGCCCCTTGCATTTGAGGTCCCTGGTTTATGACCGGATCAAGGATGATTTCACCCTTTTGCTTGATAAAGGCGACAATAAGAATGTTAAGCCGGCGCAGCTTAAGGGGTCTATAGCCAAACTGATGGAATATTTTCAGATCGGCGTGACTTTGCCTAATAATACTTTCTGGGTTAATCTGCGTCCGGACGGCAAGAGTGATATCATTGACCCGGCATTGGAGAATACTGATATCGGGAAGATACTCCTGGAAGCAGACCTTCAGTTGAAAAAAGATATGGCTATGGCCACTTCTCCCAAGACCAGGGAAGGAAAGATCTATTGGAAGAGGCTGTACGAAAAGGCTGAAAGCCTTTTAGGAAACCAAAAGATCAATATCCCCACCTTGACCCGCCCCTGGATAGTTCCGGGCGAGATAATCGTCAAGCAGTCGGCTGACAGCGCGTATGTGTATAAAGCGACCTTAAAGGTTATGCTGGAGCAGGATCACCTGAAGAATTCCGCTACTTATGGATTTGACGATCCGCGCCTTAAGGAGTTGAATGAATATTCTTCCGGTTTGATCCGCGAGGCAATCCTCCCTAAATTAACCAAAAAAATTAACAGCGCCAAGGAGTACGCGCCCTTGAGGCAGGTATATTATTCCATAGTCCTGGCCCAATGGTTCAAGAAGAATGCCATAAATATGCCTGCGGAATACAGCCGCCGGATAAACAAGGAGGACCTTGCCGGACTTTCCTCGCGCAGCGCCTGGTCTAAAGATAATTATTTTAATGCCTATCGGAAATCTTTTGTTGACGGTGAATATAATACCCGGGAAACCGTGAACAGCCTGAACGGGATAACCGTGCGCAGATATTTTAGCGGCGGTATTATGCTTATACCTGATACTGTCACTGAAATCGCGGTAATCCCTCAGAAAACTTCGATCGTGCCCGCTGATGTTCTGGCGGTTGAGGGTAAGAATTACCAACCGGTACATAAGGATCAACAAACCCGTGACGGCGGCGTTTTTGCCCCAAAGCGTTCCAGGACCGATGAACTCAGTTCCGCCATCCAAGAGATCAATTGGATGCGCTCGGCTGACCGGGACTTTGTGGACCGGCGTCTGGCGCGGATTAAAACCCTTATTCAGGATAATAAATACACGCAGAATGAGATTAATACGGCGCTGGCGGCGATCAATACAAAAGACCTGGATGATTGGTTTTTTGCCAGGAAAGCCAACACCGCGCTTATGCTTGGTGCATTTGCGATTGTCGGGGGATTAACTCTTGGGGCGTTACTGATAACCGGGCCAGTGTTTTTGCCGATGATCATGGGGTCGGCGGTGACAGCATTGTTAGGGATAGCCGGCGGGTATAGTTTCTATAAATTGATCGCCAGGGATATCCCTGTGCGCGATCTTACAAGCGAATATTACAGTGAAGTCGGGAAAATACTGGGTAATTCCCATCGTGATGGAGGAAGCGCACAAGGGGCAGGGATTCTTTCTCTTGAACGAAAGGGAAAATTGCTTCGTAAACTTGGTGGTTTAGCTCTGCTGGAAAGAATTGATGATTTTGATGCGGCTATTTCCGGTTATACCTGGGAAAATCATCTGGATTCCATACAGGCTGAGTTTGAGAGCAGTTTTAACAACCGGGCGGAGTTCGATGAATTCAAGGCATTTGTAAAAGAGCAGTCCAGCAAGGAATATCCTACCAGAAAGCTTATGGGGGCAGGTTTGGGTTCGGGCTTGATAGGTATTGCTGTTTCAATGTTCATGCCGTTACCGGTAAAAATATTGGTGATATGCGTATCTGTGGGGTTGTCTTTGGGCGCAATCGGTTACTTTCTGCATAAGGGAGCTCTGCCTTGGCTTGACCGCGTTATGGGAGATTTTTCCCTGCGCGATCTGAAATTCGGCGTACCTGTTGAGCCTGGAACGCCTGACGGCGGCGCTGCGGACAACGGATTGCTGCGCGAGAATAAGTATGATCCGGCCAATATCTTCATCCGGACGTTCGTTTCGTTGTGGAAAAGTACGGTTATCCCGTGGCAGGCGAATAAATATATTAAAGAAATTAGCGATCCGCGGACTATGCGTAGAAATAAAGAGGATGCTGCGCGTATCCTGGGCAAGCTTGGAGATGCTAAAGCGATACCGTATTTAAGAGAATATTTGGTCTGGACTGTGCTGGGTGATAATTACGACATTTATCCCGCGGCTGAGATGTCTTTAAAACAATTGGGGCTTAATAATCGGGATATAGAGCGGATATATATCGCAGCTTTTAAAGATACCGGTAATAACAGGTTGATCAGGCTTAATGCGGTTAAGGTCTTAGGAGAGAGAACCGGCGAGCGCAGGACATTGGAAGCATTCGCCAGCCAGCCGGAAGGCAACGATATCCTCATGAAAAGAGCGATAGAAGAAGCGTCCGCAAAGATCAATCAGAGGCTGGATAAAGGCGGAGTCTCTGCCAATTTCGACGGCGGAAAGGCCGACGAATTGATCAGCCAGGCTAAATCGATCATCAACGGGCAGATAAAAAACCCCGGACAGGCCCCGGGTTTATTTAGGATTACTCCGGAGAAACCTTTGGTTATCACAACCCCTGATGAAACAATAACCGTGACCTATGAGGGATTGCAGGAGATAAAGAAGAAACTGTCTTCAGTCCTTAAAGAATATGATGTCCGCGGCAACGACGAATATTTTACCCCGGAAATGCTGGTTTTACTGGGTATTGCCCTGGGAACATCAAAGTTTGATTCGCACCATGGCACTGAAGGATTAAAACCAGGCGATACCTTTATAATAGCCGGTGATAATGGACCGACAACCCCGAAAATGCGCAAATACCTGGCTTTGGGTTTGCGTGCTGCCGGGATCAACGTAATAGATCTGGATACTTGTATAAGCGGCCAATTGTATACCACGGTTTCCCGCTTGGGTGTACAGGGCGGGTTCTATGTTACTCGTTCGCATGTAGAGGTCGGTATAAACGGGTTTAAACCGATCATCGGCAAGACCACGCTTTTCGGGGATATGATCCAGGTCCTGGGCAAGCAGATCGCCGGGGACAGCGCGGATAGCGGTTTGAGGGTCATGGACGCTAAGGATATGGGCGCGTTTATCAATACCCAGGAGTTGCAGGGCAAGATCACCGATATATATAAGGAAAAGCTGAACGTTGAATTTACAGCTCTTATTAACAAACTCAAGGATATGGATATCAAGATCGCCGTGGATTTCGGCGGAGGCTCAGCGACCAGCTATGTGGATTATGTTAAAGGTACCCTGGGTTCCAAGCTGGTGAATGTTTTCAGGGCTCAGTCCGACCCAACTTGCACAAAAGGCCTGCCAGATCCTTCCCGGGACGATGACAAATGCCTGGGTCATCCTAAATCCGCCGGTGATGAGAGTATCCTATCCTGGTCTGCCAGGAATCCGGATGTGGTTGTCTTTTCATTCGACCTTGATACTGACCGCTGCGGTATTGTTATAGCCGGAAAGCTTTATAAAGGCGATATCCTGTTTTATCCGGTGATCGAGTATGCCCTGGGTAAATACGGACAGGACCATAAAAAAATCTATTATGATTCGCGGATGATACCTTCTATAGCCGAATTGGTGGATTATTTAGGGGGTACTGCGATAATCCATACCAAAGGGCATTCCAAGGAAAAGAAAACCGTAGAAATATTGATGACGAAACTCGCCAAAGAAAAAGGGTTCGCTTCCGTTGAGGATTTTGTGAAGGCCACAGGATATAAGAACTACCAGATGGAATATTCTTTGCACCCGTTCATTACCATAGATACCGGGGCTTGTATCGACGACGCTATGCGTTTTATGTACAGCTGGCTGGAGGCTTTTACCGCCATCAGGGAAAAACATCAGCAGCCTAAATGGCTTTTGGATGATTATTTGAAGGACCTGCGGCAGAAAGGCGCGTTCAGCCAGTGGTATTCACTCAGCGAACAAAGAACCTCAATGCAGGAACAATACAAGAAACACCTGATGAACGAGTGGCGGGATGTTGTGACTAAGGCGTTTTCCGGTGATAAAGATTTTGAATACGTAAATTGGGAAAAGTTTGAAGGCCAGAAAGAAACATTCACTTTGGTTGATATCGAGGGCGTTTATTATTTTATGACGCCGCTAGGGATATTTTACTGGGGCTGGTCGAATACCTCGGAAAAGATCGCTTTTGGCGCTCATTCGCGCAGCCGCGAAGACCTGCGGGTATTGACCGAGGTGATGTTATCGATGTTCTTGAAATTAAGGAATGAAAAACCCGGATTGAACCCGAAATCCATCCGCATAGAAGCCCAGGAGACCAAGGCGTTATCCGATCTTTTCAGCGGAGCCGGCATAGAGGATATTGAAAAGAACGCTGCCGAAAAATTCGCTGCTACAGAAGACGCGGTAAAATATCTGAAAACCGCTGTTCCTGAAACTCGTGATGGCGGCAGTACGAGAGCCGCGCTCAGGGTTATTGTCGACAGGTACAAGGGGCTTCCGCCGGAGATCGAGATGTTCCTTACTGACGCGGAGATCAATGCTGTTCTTGCCGGGTTTAAGAGCAAGGATCCGGCTGTAAAAGCGCTGTTAGCGCGGATAGGCGACAGGCCGTTCACCAAAGATACAAATGACCGGTTCTTTGCCAGGGTCGAGCCGCAGTTAAAGGAAGATCTGGCTTATATCAGGCGTAACGCTCCGGTCATTCGCGACGGCGGGGAGGCATATGGTTTTGAGGTCAATAAATTGCTTGATCAACTTAAAGCTAATGATTTTACCAGCCAGCTGGAAGGGGCGGCTAACGGCGCTTCGTATGAAGCCGTAAAGAAGATCGGTAATGGTAAATTATCCGAACTTGGTTTTGAGCTGCTTAAAGGCGAATGGGTGAACAGGCTGGGTTGGACCATAACGAATCTTAAAGCGATCCGCGACGGTTCAGCCGGCAGGACGCTTGAAGATGTGATCAATGACGGGAAAGAACTCAAGGAAAAATATAAATACGTTATTTTCTGCGGCATGGGCGGGTCGGGCTTGAGCGTCCAGTTCGTCAAAGATACGTTCAAGAATGAAGCGGCTGAAAATATATACAGTTTGAGGACTACCGACCCTACGGTCATAACACTCATGTTGAAGGAAATAGCGGAAAAGGAAGGCAGTTTAAAGGCGGCTTTGGATAAGACAGCGATAGTCCTGATCTCGAAATCGGCTACAACTCCCGAAACTGTCGCGCACCGTAAATATTTCGAGGATGTGTATAATACCTTGGGTTTGGATACGCAGAAGAATCTTTGGTTCATTACCGATACTATTTCCCCATGGGGAGTTGAAGCACAGGAAAATCCGGCAATGCGCCAGAGGGAGATCCAGCTTAATGGCCGCGGAGATGTCGGCGGAAGATTCACCGCTCCGGGCACCAATGTGTTCCTTCTTCCCATGGCTGTTGTCGCTCCGGAGTTGATCGTCCCTATTATTGATAACGCTATCGAGATGAACAGTATCAAAGATGATCCATTTCTCCGTCTCGGCGCTTTCATGCTGCATATGGCTAAGGATCTTAATAAAGATAAGCTGACGATCATTGTCCCAGCGGCGTTGAAATCATATCCGATGTGGGCTGAACAGTTGATCGAGGAATCCTTGGGAAAGTTCGGGAAAGGCATCACGTTGTTCTACGATGAAGAAAACTTGGATGTTTCTGTCCTTAACCCCGTTGATTCGAATGACCGTGTGTTCCTGCGTATCAATCTGGGCATAAGAAAGCCTCAGGCAAATCTCTGGAAGTATCTTGAGGATAACGGATACCCAACGTATGAAATCTCATTGAATGATCTTGAAGATATCGGCGGTTTGATGCTCGGTATGCAAAGAGCGGTAGCAGCATTCGGGTATCTGTGGGATATCTGTTTCGTTAATCAGCCGGCGGTAGAGGGATACAAGATCGCTTCAAAGCTGATGGATAAGGAGATTATAAGCGCCGGAGGGAATGTTAAAAAAGTTCTTAATAATATCTACCAGGCGTCAAGCAAGAAAGGTGTTTTAACTCTTTATTATGATCCGTTGATCCAGATGGGGGCCGTAAATATCAATGATATTAATGATCAAGTGCGCGCATTCGGTTCTACAATGGAAGATCCTGCTGCTGTTTATGCGGCAATTATCCTTTTGCTTAAGCATAAGATCGAGGCTGGGGAATTCACCTCATATGGCAACATGACTGATAATCTCAAAGAGATATTTGAAAAAGTCCGTGCCGAGGTGTTCACCCGCGGTCTAAAAATGCCCGCTAAATTGGGGGTAGGCCCGGATAAGAACCACGCGTATCAGCAGAACATCGAAGATGGAAAGAATATGTTCTTTTCCACATATTTCCTTCCTTTGCAGGCGATCCAGCCCACAGAGTTCGGTCTATTGAAAGATATTCGGGGTTTTTCCGATAGTATGATCAAGGCTCAGACCCTGGGGACGGTCCAATCAATGATTAAGAACAAACGTAAGGTCGTGTTGCTCACTTCTGATCTTACAGCGCAGGCATCGGAAACTGAGATGGCCGGATTTTTTACCGCTGTGGTTGGATATCTGGCTAAAACCGACGCGAGTTTCGCGGAAAAGAACATTCGTGACGGCGGGAGTATAACAGACATAGCGTATTTACATAATCAATTAAAGGATACTAATTCAGCGAATCGCGGCAGCGCGGCCAGGGATTTGGCCCAAAGGAAAGATAAAAGGTCGGTTGCTCCGTTGATCGCGGCGTTAAAAACGGAAACTATGCCTAATAACCGTTACGCGATATGCCGGGCATTGGTAGCAATAGGTACGGCTGCGTTTACCCCGTTGATGTTTGTTACCACAGATCAGACTATAAAAGCGGCGATCCGTGAAGAAGCGCTGACTGCTCTTATGGATATTGCGAAACAGAAAAAAGACGGGGGATCGGCGGAACTTCAAGAATTGTACGCGAAGGCGGCGTTGTATTCTCCGGAGATTAAGCCTTTGCTGGACATTTTAACCGACGATACAGTTTCTTTTGAGGCGCAATTGAAAGCGGCGCGGCTGCTTATAGCCCTGCCTGCGGGTAAGGATTTTATTTTGAAGAATAAAGAAGTCCTGTATCGCGAAAGCGGCGTAATGATGGTTTTGTTGAATGGCCCGCTCTCTGACGGCGGGACGGGTATATATTCGACTCAAGGCCTGAAAAACAATCTCAAAAATATCGGTTCTTATGATTACAAGAAAGCCCGGGATCTGGCTATGATCCTGGCTAAACGCATCGGCCGGGGCGAACTCTCCGCGTATTTCGTCGGCAGGTTGACTGTGATCGGGGATGTATCCGTTGATGGACCGATAACAATAGGGTATAAAGAGACGCCTTCTGATACTATTACAATATTATCTATCCCTTCGGTCGAACAAAGTGAGAAAAGCGTTCTGGTTAATCACGTTTTCCCGATACAAATAAAGATAAATGAATTAAATAATGATATCGTAGTGGTTGGAATTGATAAGCAAGTGGTTGTGCCGAGTGGGTTACCGGTAAGCAATACGGACGGCGGCAGCAAAATGCCTACGGGTGAACGTTTTAATGCGTGGGATACTGAGGGTAAGGTTAAGCGGGATAGTAATGATAAACACACCGGGGATGTGCGGGAATACAAAAGCAGTCCCAGCGGAGAAACAAATAACGGCGATAATGTTTTTGACGGTGGGGATAAAACACAGGCTCCACTTGGCGGTATTGATTTCCGCGGAATGCCGATAGTTAGCCAGCCGGCAATAGGCGGGGTGAGGATACCGGTCATGCCGAATCTTACCGGAGCGGTCGCGCTGGAAGAGTTGGATAAACAGTGGATGGAGATCCGCGCATCAATGGTTCAGGGGCCAATGCCGTATTTAAAGATCCAGGAATATGTCGCCTGCTGCAATGCCAGGCCGGATAGCTCTAAACAGATCCAGGCGGTTACTAATTGCGTGGCGGATATCCTTAAGGCGGAAGAAGAAGACGCTTTGCCGACCTGCGGCCAGTTGAAAGAGATCCTTATTCAACTCGGCTAG
- a CDS encoding peptidoglycan-binding protein encodes MKLAIISFVGLSVVLLSGCAGVQDMEATQLRIISLESQFQRQDAEVKSLSKRQQSLEIKVQEDQEKTEAALKANQAKLEDAQNKINSQVRKQREEKTVIKVPNAGHIQTALKNAKFYNGDVDGKIGPRTKDAIREFQRANQLNADGVVGSETWAILGKYLEEGQ; translated from the coding sequence ATGAAACTGGCTATTATTTCCTTTGTTGGCCTTTCCGTTGTTTTATTATCCGGTTGTGCGGGCGTGCAGGATATGGAGGCGACTCAATTGCGGATCATCTCGCTGGAGAGCCAATTCCAGCGCCAGGACGCCGAGGTCAAGAGCTTGAGCAAGAGGCAGCAGAGTTTAGAAATTAAGGTCCAGGAAGATCAGGAAAAGACCGAGGCCGCGCTTAAAGCGAATCAGGCAAAATTAGAAGACGCGCAGAATAAGATAAATAGCCAGGTCCGGAAACAGCGTGAAGAAAAAACCGTCATAAAAGTCCCGAATGCCGGACATATCCAGACAGCCTTAAAGAACGCGAAATTTTATAATGGGGATGTTGACGGAAAGATAGGCCCCAGGACAAAAGACGCGATCCGGGAGTTCCAAAGAGCTAACCAGTTGAACGCGGACGGGGTTGTGGGCAGTGAAACCTGGGCTATTTTGGGAAAATATCTGGAAGAAGGGCAATAA